The Pseudanabaena sp. PCC 6802 genomic interval TACCCACAGGTGTCGCTGGACAAGTATCCATATAAGCTAATTGCTATTCCCACAGAGCCGTTGTTGTTCTTGTTAAGAAAATTTATCCCCCCTTTAGGTGGCCTGGACATTACGCCTGTAATTGGTGTTGGTTTATTTAGCTTGATCCGCGAGATGCTTTTGGGGCAACAGGGCATTCTGACAATGATGCAGTCGCTAAATTAGCCTTACTAAGCCTAATCGCAAGATTTCTTGTTATGAATTTTCTATCGATGCGCTACATGTAAGGGCAGGTTTAGCAAGAAGCTTTCGATTGCGACCAGTAGCGCTTTTACAAAACCTGACCCTACGCCAATGGATTTTTACAACAAAAATTTCCCCATGCAAATCCGTCGCCGTCTCGCCTCTAGCCTCGAACGCGGCTATGCGATCGCCGAGCCTGAGGCTCTACCCCAAAATATTCTAGAGAAAATTGTCTGGCAAAAAGAAAGGGAGATCGCCCAAATCGAAGCAGGCGAGTTGTTCCCAGGACTGCTAGATACGATCGAAG includes:
- a CDS encoding YggT family protein, whose product is MSLNILLGLLILLYVFRIILTWYPQVSLDKYPYKLIAIPTEPLLFLLRKFIPPLGGLDITPVIGVGLFSLIREMLLGQQGILTMMQSLN